One genomic window of Polyangium aurulentum includes the following:
- a CDS encoding aminotransferase class V-fold PLP-dependent enzyme: MLAHDFPHSQAARVRPLWTLDPEITFLNHGSFGACPRVVLDAQARLRERMEREPVRFFIRELEAMLDEARGALAAFVGAGSDDLAFVPNATAGVNTVLRSLELGAGDELLTTDHEYNACRNALEFTASRAGARVVVAKLPFPLSSPDEVTEALLAHTSPRTRLALVDHVTSQTGLVFPVANIVSELGRRGIDVLVDGAHAPGMLALDIGATGATYYTGNCHKWLCAPKGAAFLYVRPDKQAKIRPLSISHGANSPRTDRSRFRIEVDWTGTCDPTAYLAIPEAIRFISSLLPGGFAALVEHNRKTALAARALLCEALGAPLPAPESMIGALATIPLPEGDVRQASPFHLDPLQDALFERGIEVPVIPWPAPPKRHVRVSAQIYNDRADYERLAAALRALLHPSRGH; encoded by the coding sequence ATGCTCGCGCACGATTTCCCGCACTCCCAGGCCGCTCGCGTTCGCCCGCTCTGGACGCTCGATCCGGAGATCACCTTCCTCAATCACGGCTCTTTCGGCGCCTGCCCGCGCGTGGTGCTCGATGCGCAGGCGAGGCTGCGCGAGCGCATGGAGCGCGAGCCGGTCCGCTTCTTCATCCGCGAGCTCGAGGCCATGCTCGACGAGGCGCGCGGCGCGCTTGCCGCCTTCGTGGGCGCGGGCTCCGACGATCTCGCGTTCGTGCCCAACGCGACGGCCGGCGTCAACACCGTCCTGCGCAGCCTGGAGCTCGGCGCGGGGGACGAGCTGCTCACGACCGACCACGAGTACAATGCCTGCCGCAATGCGCTCGAGTTCACGGCGTCCCGCGCCGGCGCGCGCGTCGTGGTCGCGAAGCTGCCCTTTCCGCTCTCGTCTCCCGACGAGGTCACCGAGGCGCTGCTCGCGCACACGAGCCCGCGCACGCGTCTCGCCCTGGTCGATCACGTCACCAGCCAGACCGGCCTCGTCTTTCCGGTGGCGAACATCGTCTCCGAGCTTGGCCGCCGCGGGATCGACGTGCTCGTCGACGGCGCCCACGCCCCCGGAATGCTCGCCCTCGACATCGGCGCGACGGGCGCAACGTATTACACGGGTAATTGCCACAAATGGCTCTGCGCGCCCAAGGGCGCCGCCTTCTTGTACGTGCGCCCCGACAAACAGGCGAAGATTCGCCCGCTCTCCATCAGCCACGGGGCGAACTCGCCGCGCACGGATCGATCGCGATTCCGGATCGAGGTCGACTGGACCGGCACCTGCGATCCCACGGCGTACCTCGCCATCCCGGAGGCGATTCGCTTCATCTCGTCGCTCTTGCCCGGCGGTTTTGCGGCCCTCGTGGAGCACAACCGAAAGACGGCGCTCGCCGCGCGCGCGCTGCTCTGCGAGGCGCTCGGCGCGCCTTTGCCGGCGCCGGAGAGCATGATCGGCGCGCTCGCCACGATTCCGCTCCCCGAGGGCGACGTCCGGCAAGCGAGCCCGTTCCACCTCGATCCGCTCCAGGATGCGCTCTTCGAGCGCGGCATCGAGGTCCCCGTGATTCCCTGGCCCGCGCCGCCGAAGCGGCACGTGCGCGTGTCGGCGCAAATCTACAACGACCGGGCCGACTACGAGCGCCTTGCGGCCGCCCTCCGCGCGCTGCTCCACCCGTCGCGCGGACATTGA